TGGAAATGATATCGGCAATGGAAGTTCCTTCGTGTTTTGGCAATCGAGATAGAATGCTTCCTAATCGAATTGGTACTGGATATTGTAGGGCGTTTTTCCCGAGCGAAGTCAATTGGTCATTCTCATCCAAACATCCCAATTGTTTCAGTCGTTCAATGGAAAGTAGCATGGAACCTTTGTTTGGTGGATCTAGGAAGGGTAATGAGTGGATCTCTTCTCCAAAAGATTTTACTTCTAAGACTAAGCGATCTAAATCACCTTCTAAAATTTCTGGTTTCGTGCGATCGTAAAAGCTTGATTCTTCTTCTTTTGACCAAAGCCTATAAACAAAACCTTTTCCTTCTCTTGCCGCACGACCTGCCCTCTGTTTGGCACTACTCAGGCTGATGCGATCCCTGACCAGGTGTGTGATTCCAGAATCGGCATCAAATACAGAATGTTTGAAAAAACCTGTGTCAAAAACAACACGAACACCTGGGATCGTAACGGAAGATTCTGCAATATTGGTGGATAAAATGATTTTCTTTTTACCTTTTGTATCAGGCAAAAATACCTTTTCCTGGTCAGATAAACTCATATCACCAAACAAAGGAAGTACGACAGAACTTTCGTGAACTGAAGGCATCGATTCCAATCGGTATTTTAAGTCCAAAATTTCTTTTTTCCCAGACAAAAATACCAAAATATCACCTTCCATTTGTTTTGTGGCCTTTGGGATTAAATCGAGGAGTCTGATCTGATTATTTTTTTTCGATTCCCCCATATAAAAAATCTCGAGTGGGTGGGTTTCCATACTGACTTGGATTGGTGGGTTTGGGATTCCTATTTTAGAAAAGTTTTGTCCTTCGAGGGTTGCTGACATGATGAGAATTTTTAGGTCGTTACGAAAGATTTCTTGTGACTTTCGTGCCAAGGCAAAACAGAGATCCGATTCCAATCGACGTTCATGGAATTCGTCAAAAATCAAGAGCCCATACTCCGAAAGTTCGGGATCTGAAAGTAAATACCGAGTCAAGATCCCATCTGTCAAAAATTCAATTTTGGTATTGTGATTGGTTTGAGAGTCAAAACGGACTCGGTATCCAATTGTGTTTCCTACGGGTTCCCCAATCGATTGGCTCATGCGTTTGGCTGCATTTTTAGCCGCGATCCGCCTGGGTTCTAGGATACAAATTTTTTTACCTTGTGCGATACCCGAATGTAATAGTTCCAAGGGTAGAGCTGTGGTTTTTCCGGAACCTGGCGGTGCATCCAAAATAGTGACAGGGTAGTTTTGAATGGAATCAACTATCTTTTGTAAGGCGGAAAGTACTGGGAATGTTTCGAAATCAGAGTTCACAATAGTAGATTCAAAAAACCTTCTATTTCCTATCTAAAAAAGCAAACAAAATGTATTTTTTTGAAAAAATCACAAGAATCGGGTTTCCTGATTCAATCGAATCGAATACTATTTCCTTGTGGATTTTCAGAAAAAACATTACCAACTCATTCAAAATTCCATTGAATATATGATCCAAAATTTTGAATCCCAACCCAATTTAGAAACTTTGTCAGGTTTGGCTGGACTGAGTCCTTCCCATTTCCAAAAATTATTTTTAACGTTTGTTGGGGTCTCACCCAAACAATTTTTATCTTCCATTACGATCATGCATGCTAAGCGAATCTTACCAAACACATCCATCCTAGATACTAGCTACCAATTGGGTTTGTCTGGGACAGGAAGGTTACACGATTTGTTCATCAAATTGGAAGCAATGACACCAGGTGTCTATAAAGCAGCGGGAGAAGGACTCACATTGTATTATGAATTTTTTCCAACCATTCTTGGTGAGATGGTTGTGGTTTCTTCTGGAATTGGGATCCAAAATTTACAATTTATCGACGAGACAAAAACCAAAGATCAAATTTTAGATCAAATCAAACGAGAATTCCCAAAAGCAATTTGGATGGAAGAAAAAAGTGGGCGTCATCTTCCAATGCAACAGTTTTTACAAACGTTTTCATTGCCAAAGGATCCGATTCAACTTTCCGTTTTAGGAACCCCTTTCCAAATCAAAGTTTGGCAATCTCTATTATCCATTCCTATTGGTGAAGTCACTACTTATGGCGAAATCGCCAAATCCATTGGCAAAACCAATGCCCAACGTGCTGTCGGAACAGCAATTGGAAAAAACCCCATTGCTGTTCTTGTTCCGTGCCACCGAGTGATCCAATCTTCCGGTTTGTTTGGTGGTTATCGGTGGGATCCGAAACGAAAACAGATGCTCATTGCTTGGGAGAAATCAAAACACCCTCCCAAACAAATTCATTTTGTTTAATGGGCAAGTAACCTTGTGTGAGAGACTAGAAAAAAACCAACGAGTAAAAAACATTGTGCAATGAGATAAGTGATCCATGGGACTTGGAATTCCCATTTTGGGTGTCTTTTGCCGTTGATCGTAGTTTCTCCCATCACAGCATCGGATAATAGGAAAAACAATGCTCCGATCACCAAATAAATCCATACTCCGCCATACAGCAGATAGGCGTTCACACATAAAGAGACAAAAAAACATAAGATCAGTCCATAAACAAAGGCAGATGCCATGACCCATTTGGATCGATCAGGGTTGTAAACACGGAAATAAAAAATCACTGCGGGGAGAATGATAAAAACAATTGTAATGATGATAGGTCTCATCCCCGTGAACAATTCTTCCCAACTGATGAGTTGGCGAAAGGCTAACAAAAAAAACACTTGTGCAATTGCAAAACTGAAAATGCCCCCAAGGACTGGATCTTTCAGGTATTTTTTTGCCAATGGGAACTGCAAATTGAACCAATCACCTAGTATAGAGAATGCGATTGCATACAATGGATAAGCAAACCTGGCATGCCCAATTTGGAATAACAACCAGGCAAATACTAGGACTTGGAAGGAAAACCCTAAATAAATCCCGCGTGAAACTTCCAATCGTTTGTTTGGGTTTTGTTCTTCACTGATGGTGAACCAATGGATCGAAAAAGCAGAAACGATGGCAAATGGAATGGCGGTGAGAATGAAATAATATACCATACTGGATTTTACCATGGGTCTTCCCGAAATGCAATCGTAAGTTTCGGAAGTAGTGGTTTCCTTTCCGATTCACTTCTAAAAGAAGCTCATATACCTAAATTTTTTGATGAGGAAGCTGACGTATGTTACTTTGATTCTCATTTTGAAAAAAAAATCTCATTTCTCAACCTTTCATTTTGTCTAAAATCCAGTGGTGATCCTTCGGTTAATTCTCTGCATCTTTCTTTTTTCATTCCTTAGCCATTGTACAAAAACAAGCCAATCCTACGAAGCTTGTGAACGTGCGGACTTGGATTATTTGGTTTGTTCGCTTGTGGTTTACCAATCTTATGCTTTTTGTGCCGAAACAGCAGCCAATGTGACTGGGAGTACAGAAGTAAAGGCAGCAGCCAAATTTCGTTGTGATGCCGAACGATTGGTCGGAACCTATTTATGCGACGACATCAAAAAAAAGAAATGTGGTACCAAATGATTCTTTGGTTACTCCAAATGTACGAAGTGATTTTTCGCCAGCGATAGAAGCGGAAATCCTTTCCTTTTCGCATACAAAATTTGAATCAATTGGAATTGGAAAGATTGGAGCGGATAGCGCGATCGTTTTAGGAATCCAATCAAAAATTTAAAAAACCTTTGCGAGGCGCCCACCAACACATAGACGCGTTAAACTGTAACCCATGTGAGTGATCGAATGTGTTACCGATGTGCCTTTCCATACAATGAGACATAATCTGCAAGTGACATAATACTAATTATGGGAAGTAACTTACTGCATCACGTAAGAATCTACTCGAAACACTAGTCGTTGCATCATCTTAAAATCTACTCCAAATTAGATAAGGAAACGATTCACTCATGTGCAGGTGATGTCCATGAAGCAATCGAAGATGGTGCGTTCTATGTTGGTTCAAGTCTTCAAAGAGAAGTACTTTTGGGCTTCGAAAAAAGAAAAAAGTCTCATACTCGACCAGTTCGTTGAAGCTACTGGATTCAATCGATCCTATGCCAGAACCGTTCTTAGAAAGAAAAAAGACAATCTCATCAAACTGAGACCGAGAAAGAAGCGTCTATCTAACTATGATGATGACGTCAGATTCTATTTAGAGAAGATCTGGGAGATCCTGGATAGAATTTGTGGGAAAAGACTCGTGATGGCATTGCCAGACGTTTTATCCAAACTTGAACAGTTCAAAGTATTTAAAATTGATAAAACAACCAAAGAAAAACTTCTCTCAATCAGCTCTGCCACTGTAGATCGGTTATTGAAACCTGCCAGGAAAAAACTTGGTCGCAAAGGCACTTCTACAACGAAGCAACCTAAATACCTAATTGATCGGATCCCAATCAAAACGTTCGGTGAATGGAAAAGTTCTCTACCTGGCTTTGTTCAAATCGATCTAGTAGCCCATAATGGTGGAAATGTATTTGGAGGATTTTATTCAACGCTTGCAGCAACTGATGTTTGTACGGGATGGACAGTTTGTATACTGGTGAAAGATAAAACTCAATTCCAGATGCTAAAAGCATTAATAAAACTGAAAAAAATATTACCCTTCCCACTTTTGGGAATCCATTCCGATAACGGTGCAGAATTTATTAATCAAACAATCTTAACGTATGCAGAAAGAAACGACATCCAATTCACTCGTGGAAGACCATATAAAAAGAATGATAACCCACATATTGAACAGAAGAATTACAGTGTTGTGAGAAGGAATACTGGATATTTGCGTATTGAAAATCAAAGCCAAGCAGATATTATCAGATCTCTTTACCAAGATTTAAATACTTACAATAATTACTTTTTACCAGTAATGATTCTAAAGGAGAAACATAGGATTGGTTCTAAAGCAATACGAAGGTATGACGAAGCAAAATCACCATACCGAAGGATACTGGCTAGAAAAGATATTTCGAAAACGATAAAAGCTTCTATGAAAAAGATTTACGAGAAGTTGAATATTTTCGAATTAAAGAATCAGGTCAATCATTGGCAAAATGAAATTGTGAAGATTGCTGCCCCTATTCGTAATCCAATAGACAAAGTGAAAGTTAGAAGGAAGAAAGGAATCGTTCATACAATTCCGAAATGGAGACGAGAAGTAAATTCAGATACAAAAAATCCATTCCTTGAAAGACAACGTGTTGAAGAAATGAGGCGAGCTGCAGAACAAGTTTGGGCAAAAAGAAAATAGCTTGGAATCTTTTTGCTCTCTGTTATATTTGGAGTAGATTTTTATTTGATTCACCACTTAACATTTCGAGTAGATAAAACAAGATTCAATACGAGTAACATATTGCGTCAAAATAGATAGTATCTGAAATCAAAATCATGCTTCCAAAGGAAAAGGATTCGAAGTAACATTCTACCTCTTTTTTTCGTGGCAATCGTTTGGACAGGATGCTCTCCGATCCAAACGAGAAAGGCACTCATAAGATTTACCTCAGGTAGCAATGGACAAACTAGTTTAAAAAATCGAAGCTTGTGACTTCTTCAATCTTACATGAGAGTTCGACCGAAGCATAGTTAGGAAGCGCTAACCCTAGGACATAAATATTTTTAACACAAGCATCGACGCCATCTCGCTTATAATACTTATCTGGATCGATTTCGGCTAGGACTGGAATTAATACGTCGTTTAATAAGGCAGACGAAGCCTCTGCGCCAGACGAATTGACACCAAGTGGAGCAAATTTGATCCCATCAATTCTTTTGGATGCTTGTAACAGCGACGCTTTTGCATCAGCACCTAAAATATTGTCATTGCTCAACCTAGCAAGCGTTGGTTGGTTACAATTTGTAACGAAAGTCAAACCTAAAAAGAGAATCCCAATCAAGAGTGATTTGTTTTTGTGTGTCATAACGGAAAGAGTTTAATCTATGAAAATAAGAGAAGTCAATCGGAAAGAGACTCTGCACTCCCAAGAGTGATAAAAATGATTCCTACGGAATTCGTTGCGAGAATGGATTGGAACCATTCTAATGGCTAGATTGAGTTGTCGTAAAGATGAACTTTTGTTTGTAATTTTTTGACAAGAATGAGTGCGGGTTGACGGGATTGCTCGTTTGTGTTAGGAGAGAAATCGGCAAAGCCCACAAGCCCACCTCCACCACCCGATTCAGGGCGGGGGCCGCCCTGGTGGATTGAATGCGACATAGAAAAATTATGTAGCTTTTTTGCCGCCTTCGTTCATCCTCTTTTGGATCACTTCGTTCAATACTTCTACCAATTCTTGGAACTCATCCCCTTTACGGATGCGAATGGTTTCGATAGGTTCACCTGAAGCCATCCTTTGTAGGGAACGTTTGATGCTAAAAACGGGTCCAGCCATCTTATGTGATTTGAAGATCGAAAAGACAGTGATTAAGAAGAGATAAAGAACTGACAAGGTCACAACCGCATCTTTTTGGATTTCGTATCGATCCAATTTGTGGTCATAGTCTGGAAGGTAAATCTCCCTTGGCACATATTTTTCTTTTGCTTCGCCAGGAGCGGCATCTTCATTTTCTACTTTCCAGTAGACGGTTTGGGCATCTTGGCGCAAACGAAAGACTGCTCCTCCATCATATTTCGATTGGTTCAACCAATACAAGGACAAGAGAGTCACAATCACTCCAGAAATAAACAGAAGGGAATAATGGGCTAAGAATTTTAATTGGAATTCTTTATCGATGAGATATCGGAATCGAAAGTTTTTTTTGTGATTCTCTGGCATAATTTCCTTTAAAATGGACTTACAGGTTCTCGGTAAAGAGCCTTTCAGAAAAAGGAAATCTTGTCAAAAAACTTCTGGATTTTAACGGATTTTTTCTGTTTCGAGGATGTTTTGAATGGGGATCTCAATTTGCCCATCAAGACCTTGGAAATGCAGATGGGTTTCGGTTTGTCCTAAGATGACTCCTCTCAGTTCTGTTCCATCTTCCAAACGCACCAATTCCAATCGAGAGTGTTCTTTGTAGAGTAAAGATTCCTTGGCAAGTACGGACTGAGTATAAAAAGCTTTTAGCTCTTTGTCTTCTTTGGGACTGACTTTTGAAGCCAACTCTGGGATGGACTCTCCAAGTTTAACAACGGCTTGTTGCTTGGAATTTAAGATTAAGTCGCCGAATGCGACGGTTCCCTCGCGAACAGCAACAGTTTCTACATTCCCATCGAACGATACACTAAATAACGTCCCACGAACTTGTGTCAGGTGCTCTCCTGCTTGGACAACGAATTCGCTATCCTTGGAAAGTTTGGAAACAGAAGCAAAAAGTTTCCCTTTTTTGACTGAAAATTTTTGGGAGAGTGATCCTTCATTTGTTTTCTGCAAGTTGTTGACAACAACTTCCGATTGGGAGCTGATGCGAATCCAAGATCCAGTTTCAAAATGTAAGTCAACCTGGGAATTTACTTCAGTTACAATGGAGTCACCCGAAGTGAGTTGGTATCGTTCGACGAGAGCAACTGGAGTGTTACTTCCAGAAGGGATGACAAAAACTTTACCTTTGATTTGGGAGACAGAGACGAGCAATGGTGAGGTGACCTCACGTTTTTCTTCCTTGACTGAGGCAGATGCCACTTCGATCGA
This Leptospira biflexa serovar Patoc strain 'Patoc 1 (Paris)' DNA region includes the following protein-coding sequences:
- the hrpB gene encoding ATP-dependent helicase HrpB, producing the protein MNSDFETFPVLSALQKIVDSIQNYPVTILDAPPGSGKTTALPLELLHSGIAQGKKICILEPRRIAAKNAAKRMSQSIGEPVGNTIGYRVRFDSQTNHNTKIEFLTDGILTRYLLSDPELSEYGLLIFDEFHERRLESDLCFALARKSQEIFRNDLKILIMSATLEGQNFSKIGIPNPPIQVSMETHPLEIFYMGESKKNNQIRLLDLIPKATKQMEGDILVFLSGKKEILDLKYRLESMPSVHESSVVLPLFGDMSLSDQEKVFLPDTKGKKKIILSTNIAESSVTIPGVRVVFDTGFFKHSVFDADSGITHLVRDRISLSSAKQRAGRAAREGKGFVYRLWSKEEESSFYDRTKPEILEGDLDRLVLEVKSFGEEIHSLPFLDPPNKGSMLLSIERLKQLGCLDENDQLTSLGKNALQYPVPIRLGSILSRLPKHEGTSIADIISILGKESQGTEAKEFFKSASPNQFSLELKNVYEQIMNIFKHKSENRTHTKQFHRDHYICLGFPDRIAKRKEKEGKEYKLSNGKIGFLNSNLLELPEFLIALDTFSFGQTLYITQYLPVSLDLIEDCLENQIKIRQNPEIRTNQKEESFLIVKEERSIGELVLGSKELHKPNPHSIQTALEGYLLDLDWESEWKKKEDLIHYYNRVLFLVQNGVLDLNVSFEHLKSNAKDWLFPFLNFETQKFNLSHLPFLEAFKAYVGYENQSLIQKEAPSSIQVPSGSQIPIQYTNNEPELHVKLQELFGLKQLPNLAKGKVKILIHLLSPARRPVQITKDLESFWNIGYHEVKKELKGRYPKHPWPDKPWEAVPTKHLNHNKRS
- a CDS encoding methylated-DNA--[protein]-cysteine S-methyltransferase; the encoded protein is MDFQKKHYQLIQNSIEYMIQNFESQPNLETLSGLAGLSPSHFQKLFLTFVGVSPKQFLSSITIMHAKRILPNTSILDTSYQLGLSGTGRLHDLFIKLEAMTPGVYKAAGEGLTLYYEFFPTILGEMVVVSSGIGIQNLQFIDETKTKDQILDQIKREFPKAIWMEEKSGRHLPMQQFLQTFSLPKDPIQLSVLGTPFQIKVWQSLLSIPIGEVTTYGEIAKSIGKTNAQRAVGTAIGKNPIAVLVPCHRVIQSSGLFGGYRWDPKRKQMLIAWEKSKHPPKQIHFV
- a CDS encoding lysoplasmalogenase family protein: MVKSSMVYYFILTAIPFAIVSAFSIHWFTISEEQNPNKRLEVSRGIYLGFSFQVLVFAWLLFQIGHARFAYPLYAIAFSILGDWFNLQFPLAKKYLKDPVLGGIFSFAIAQVFFLLAFRQLISWEELFTGMRPIIITIVFIILPAVIFYFRVYNPDRSKWVMASAFVYGLILCFFVSLCVNAYLLYGGVWIYLVIGALFFLLSDAVMGETTINGKRHPKWEFQVPWITYLIAQCFLLVGFFLVSHTRLLAH
- a CDS encoding ISNCY-like element ISLbi1 family transposase, with translation MSMKQSKMVRSMLVQVFKEKYFWASKKEKSLILDQFVEATGFNRSYARTVLRKKKDNLIKLRPRKKRLSNYDDDVRFYLEKIWEILDRICGKRLVMALPDVLSKLEQFKVFKIDKTTKEKLLSISSATVDRLLKPARKKLGRKGTSTTKQPKYLIDRIPIKTFGEWKSSLPGFVQIDLVAHNGGNVFGGFYSTLAATDVCTGWTVCILVKDKTQFQMLKALIKLKKILPFPLLGIHSDNGAEFINQTILTYAERNDIQFTRGRPYKKNDNPHIEQKNYSVVRRNTGYLRIENQSQADIIRSLYQDLNTYNNYFLPVMILKEKHRIGSKAIRRYDEAKSPYRRILARKDISKTIKASMKKIYEKLNIFELKNQVNHWQNEIVKIAAPIRNPIDKVKVRRKKGIVHTIPKWRREVNSDTKNPFLERQRVEEMRRAAEQVWAKRK
- a CDS encoding TIGR04452 family lipoprotein codes for the protein MTHKNKSLLIGILFLGLTFVTNCNQPTLARLSNDNILGADAKASLLQASKRIDGIKFAPLGVNSSGAEASSALLNDVLIPVLAEIDPDKYYKRDGVDACVKNIYVLGLALPNYASVELSCKIEEVTSFDFLN
- a CDS encoding FecR family protein — its product is MSELEDQKHIEALESLLRKPSKVTENLDFPNWEEVSRRPIRFDLQGKPKQSHQVVSFFRRPIGLVAVGGTTFALAASLLFVFLQKPNESTSIEVASASVKEEKREVTSPLLVSVSQIKGKVFVIPSGSNTPVALVERYQLTSGDSIVTEVNSQVDLHFETGSWIRISSQSEVVVNNLQKTNEGSLSQKFSVKKGKLFASVSKLSKDSEFVVQAGEHLTQVRGTLFSVSFDGNVETVAVREGTVAFGDLILNSKQQAVVKLGESIPELASKVSPKEDKELKAFYTQSVLAKESLLYKEHSRLELVRLEDGTELRGVILGQTETHLHFQGLDGQIEIPIQNILETEKIR